A genomic segment from Candidatus Brocadia sp. encodes:
- a CDS encoding site-2 protease family protein yields MESLTPVNFLGKARIHVLLFIATFLTTYYVNGLWYSITIMTILLSHELGHFFMCRKYRVAATMPYFLPLPFPPFGTFGAVIKMKGLIPDKRALFDIGAAGPLIGLLFSIPAIIIGLILSDVRPVPSDTSQYLGLGEPILFSFIAKLVLGNLADGMDIYLHPVAFAGWAGLFVTALNLLPIGQLDGGHVMYALLGKKSKIVYTIGILIFCVIAILLYPGWMVFAVLLLLFGFRHPAPIDENSALDPKRRILGVILFIIFFVSFTPVPLKL; encoded by the coding sequence ATGGAATCGCTTACTCCAGTAAACTTCCTCGGCAAGGCGCGCATACATGTCTTGCTCTTTATTGCAACGTTTTTGACCACGTATTATGTTAATGGTTTATGGTACTCCATTACCATAATGACCATCCTGCTTTCGCATGAATTAGGACACTTTTTCATGTGCAGGAAGTATCGTGTTGCAGCCACGATGCCTTATTTTTTGCCCCTTCCGTTTCCGCCCTTTGGCACCTTCGGCGCTGTGATCAAGATGAAGGGGCTTATACCTGATAAAAGGGCTTTGTTCGACATTGGTGCAGCTGGCCCTTTGATTGGACTTTTATTTTCCATCCCTGCTATCATTATCGGGCTCATCCTTTCTGATGTACGCCCTGTACCCAGCGATACCTCCCAATATCTCGGACTTGGAGAACCGATCCTGTTCTCATTTATCGCCAAACTCGTACTGGGAAATCTCGCCGATGGTATGGATATTTATCTTCACCCGGTTGCCTTTGCCGGTTGGGCAGGACTGTTTGTTACAGCACTCAACCTATTGCCAATCGGACAACTTGACGGCGGACATGTCATGTATGCATTGTTGGGCAAAAAAAGTAAAATTGTTTATACGATAGGTATTCTTATTTTTTGCGTAATCGCCATATTGCTGTATCCGGGATGGATGGTCTTTGCCGTACTGCTCCTGCTTTTTGGATTCCGACACCCCGCCCCAATAGACGAGAACTCCGCACTCGACCCTAAACGTAGGATACTCGGCGTTATCCTGTTTATCATATTTTTCGTATCCTTTACCCCAGTGCCACTTAAACTTTAA
- the mnmA gene encoding tRNA 2-thiouridine(34) synthase MnmA, with product MKTKVVIAMSGGVDSSVAAHFLVEQGYEVIGLFMRLGIDKLDAITKTKVCCSLEDANDARSVADQLGIQFHVLNFKDAFDRIIDTFCTEYLNGRTPNPCILCNQELKFGRLLDFSRMLNADFVATGHYARTEMYNDRYLLKKGIDARKDQSYVLFSLTQGQLSRTLFPLGTINKESVREVARNLNLKTKDKPESQDICFVMDNNYHTLLYERFGNCITSGVLKDTQGNILGRHPGAPFFTIGQRKGLGVALGTPRYVVDINPRENTVVIGTDDELLEDELVASTLNWVSLDELDTPMKVQAKIRYNHVPAHATVYPYGPDKVRVVFKEPQRAITPGQAVVFYDNDTVVGGGWIGRKNRETA from the coding sequence ATGAAGACAAAAGTAGTTATTGCCATGAGCGGCGGCGTTGATAGCAGTGTTGCCGCACATTTTCTGGTAGAACAGGGCTATGAGGTCATCGGCTTGTTCATGCGTCTGGGTATTGACAAACTTGATGCGATAACAAAGACAAAGGTCTGCTGCAGCCTTGAAGATGCCAACGATGCCAGAAGTGTAGCAGATCAGCTGGGTATCCAATTCCATGTCTTAAACTTTAAGGATGCCTTTGATCGCATCATTGACACCTTTTGCACCGAATACCTCAACGGAAGGACGCCCAACCCATGTATTCTCTGCAATCAGGAACTCAAATTTGGCCGGTTGTTGGATTTCTCCAGGATGCTGAATGCCGATTTTGTCGCCACCGGACACTATGCAAGGACAGAAATGTATAATGACAGATATCTCCTAAAAAAAGGTATTGATGCCCGTAAAGACCAATCATACGTGCTGTTCTCATTGACTCAGGGTCAACTCTCGAGAACCCTCTTTCCATTAGGTACGATAAACAAAGAGTCTGTTCGTGAAGTGGCCAGAAACTTAAATTTAAAAACCAAGGATAAACCAGAAAGCCAGGATATCTGTTTCGTCATGGACAATAACTACCATACCCTTTTATACGAAAGGTTCGGAAATTGTATAACTTCCGGAGTTCTCAAGGATACGCAGGGAAATATTCTGGGAAGGCATCCTGGGGCACCTTTCTTCACTATTGGACAGCGTAAGGGACTTGGCGTTGCCCTGGGAACACCACGATATGTCGTTGATATTAATCCACGGGAGAATACCGTTGTGATTGGTACCGATGACGAACTTCTGGAAGATGAATTAGTGGCATCAACTCTCAATTGGGTATCTCTTGATGAACTTGATACACCTATGAAAGTACAGGCGAAGATACGATACAATCACGTCCCGGCACATGCTACCGTGTATCCTTACGGACCAGATAAGGTACGTGTCGTGTTCAAAGAGCCACAGAGGGCCATTACCCCAGGGCAGGCAGTTGTTTTTTATGATAATGATACGGTCGTCGGGGGGGGATGGATTGGGAGGAAAAACAGGGAAACTGCTTAG